One genomic region from Bubalus bubalis isolate 160015118507 breed Murrah chromosome 12, NDDB_SH_1, whole genome shotgun sequence encodes:
- the PMPCA gene encoding mitochondrial-processing peptidase subunit alpha isoform X1 — MAAMVLAATRLLRGSGSWGRSRPRFGDPAYRRFSSAGAYPSIPLSSPLPGVPKPVFATVDGQEKFETKVTTLDNGLRVASQNKFGQFCTVGILINSGSRYEAKYLSGIAHFLEKLAFSSTERFDSKDEILLTLEKHGGICDCQTSRDTTMYAVSADSKGLDTVVGLLADVVLHPRLTDEEIEMARMAVQFELEDLNMRPDPEPLLTEMVHEAAYRENTVGLRRFCPAENIGKMDREVLHAYLRNYYTPDRMVLAGVGVEHARLVECARKHLLGTCPPWGTGAAVHVDRSVAQYTGGIVKLERDMSNVSLGPTPFPELTHIMIGLESCSFLDGDFIPFAVLNMMMGGGGSFSAGGPGKGMFTRLYLNVLNRHHWMYNATSYHHSYEDTGLLCIHASADPRQVREMVEIVTREFVLMAGTVDVVELERAKTQLTSMLMMNLEARPVIFEDVGRQVLATRSRKLPHELCALIRDVKPEDIKRVASKMLRGKPAVAALGDLSELPTYEHVQTALASRDGRLPRACRLFR; from the exons ATGGCGGCTATGGTGCTGGCGGCGACGCGGCTGCTGCGGGGCTCGGGCTCGTGGGGCCGCTCGCGGCCGAG GTTTGGAGACCCCGCATACAGACGGTTCAGCAGTGCCGGTGCCTACCCCAGCATCCCCCTCTCTTCGCCCTTGCCCGGAGTACCCAAGCCTGTTTTTGCTACAGTTGACGGACAAGAAAAGTTTGAAACCAAAGTTACCACGCTGGACAATGGACTCCGTGTGGCATCCCAGAATAAGTTTGGACAGTTCTGTACAGTAGGGA TTCTTATTAACTCTGGATCAAGATATGAAGCGAAATATCTTAGCGGAATTGCTCACTTTTTGGAAAAATTGGCATTTTCG TCTACTGAGAGATTTGACAGCAAAGATGAAATTCTGCTTACCTTGGAGAAGCACGGGGGTATCTGCGATTGCCAGACCTCGAG AGACACCACCATGTATGCTGTGTCTGCGGATTCTAAGGGCCTGGACACCGTGGTAGGCTTGCTGGCAGACGTGGTCCTGCACCCCAGGCTGACAG ACGAGGAAATTGAGATGGCGCGCATGGCTGTGCAGTTTGAGCTGGAGGACCTCAACATGCGGCCCGACCCGGAGCCGCTCCTCACCGAGATGGTTCACGAG GCGGCGTACAGGGAAAACACGGTGGGCCTCCGCCGTTTCTGCCCCGCGGAGAACATCGGGAAGATGGACCGGGAAGTGCTGCATGCTTACCTGAGGAACTACTACACCCCTGACCGCATGGTGCTGGCCGGGGTAGGGGTGGAGCACGCGCGGCTGGTTGAGTGCGCCCGGAAGCACCTCCTGGGGACCTGCCCCCCCTGGGGCACTGGGGCGGCCGTGCACGTGGACAGATCGGTGGCTCAGTACACTGGGGGCATCGTCAAG CTGGAGAGAGACATGTCCAATGTcagcctgggccccaccccattCCCTGAGCTCACACACATCATGATCGGCCTGGAGAGCTGCTCCTTCCTG GATGGGGACTTCATCCCTTTTGCGGTGCTGAACATGATGATGGGCGGGGGCGGCTCCTTCTCGGCCGGTGGGCCTGGCAAGGGCATGTTCACCAGGCTCTACCTCAACGTGCTCAACAG GCACCACTGGATGTACAACGCGACCTCCTACCACCACAGCTACGAGGACACGGGCCTGCTGTGCATTCACGCCAGCGCCGACCCCAGACAG GTTCGAGAGATGGTGGAGATCGTCACAAGGGAGTTTGTCTTAATGGCTGGGACTGTGGACGTG GTGGAGCTGGAGCGGGCCAAGACGCAGCTCACGTCCATGCTCATGATGAACCTAGAGGCCCGGCCTGTCATCTTCGAGGACGTGGGGAGGCAGGTGCTGGCCACACGTTCCAGAAAGCTGCCCCATGAGCTGTGTGCGCTCATCC GGGACGTGAAGCCGGAGGACATCAAGAGGGTCGCCTCCAAGATGCTCCGTGGGAAGCCCGCCGTGGCTGCGCTGGGGGACCTGAGTGAGCTGCCCACGTATGAGCACGTGCAGACAGCGCTGGCCAGCAGGGACGGGCGCCTGCCCCGGGCGTGCCGGCTCTTCCGGTAG
- the INPP5E gene encoding phosphatidylinositol polyphosphate 5-phosphatase type IV isoform X1: protein MPSKLVSLGHSETAPQQPTAQGCLRPEDSMLKGLLPNSDEEPVPCLGSPAAGDRRGPERSPELPLDTPEQVSNEDPQAQARPFTPKPPPPRPRLERALSLDEKGWRKRRFRTSREDLTVRNGASPSGGSLQDEAPGTPARSGSPPCLSASLQEIPTARGAPGSGGPSSWGNCLSGMISTSLDLLHREGASAGSTPRLASLLSPRPLPAMARNMASEGLRTANKVDPDHADYKLRLQARLFRVHSSLGPGRPPSPLAYDDCSLHSSRSTFSLLAPIRAKDVRSSLARLRRSYLEGSLLGSGALMGADELARYFPDRIVALFVATWNMQGQKELPPNLDELLLPAEAELAQDLYVVGVQEGCSDRREWEVRLQETLGPHYVMLYSAAHGALYMAVLIRRDLIWFCSEVESSTVTTRIVSQIKTKGALGVSFTFFGTSLLFITSHFTSGDGKVGERLVDYSKTVQGLALPKNVPDTSPYRSDAADVTTRFDEVFWFGDFNFRLSGGRAAVEAILKQDLGSSVQALLQHDQLTREMQRGSIFKGFQEPDIHFLPSYKFDVGKDSYDTTSKQRTPSYTDRILYRSRHQGDICPVKYSSCPGVRTSDHRPVYGLFRVKVKPGRDNIPLAAGKFDRDLYLLGIKRRISREIQRQQALKSQHASAICTVS, encoded by the exons ATGCCATCCAAGTTGGTGAGCTTGGGGCATTCAGAGACCGCCCCCCAGCAGCCCACTGCCCAGGGGTGTCTGCGTCCTGAAGACAGCATGCTCAAGGGACTGCTTCCGAACAGTGATGAAGAGCCTGTCCCCTGCCTGGGGTCCCCGGCTGCTGGCGACCGTCGGGGACCCGAGAGGAGCCCAGAGCTCCCCCTGGATACCCCAGAGCAAGTCAGTAACGAGGACCCACAGGCCCAAGCAAGACCCTTTACCCCAAAGCCGCCGCCCCCGAGGCCCAGGCTGGAGCGGGCGCTGTCCCTGGATGAGAAGGGCTGGAGAAAGAGGCGTTTTCGAACCAGCCGCGAGGACCTGACTGTGCGGAATGGGGCCAGCCCCTCGGGGGGCTCCCTGCAGGACGAGGCCCCCGGGACCCCCGCCCGCAGTGGCTCCCCGCCCTGCCTGAGCGCCTCCCTGCAGGAGATCCCCACAGCTCGCGGGGCCCCGGGCAGCGGGGGGCCCTCCTCATGGGGAAACTGTCTTTCTGGGATGATCAGCACGTCCCTGGACCTGCTGCACCGGGAAGGGGCCTCAGCTGGGAGCACCCCTCGGCTGGCCAGTCTGCTTTCCCCGCGCCCGCTGCCCGCCATGGCCCGCAACATGGCCTCCGAAGGCCTGCGGACGGCGAACAAGGTGGACCCAGATCACGCCGACTACAAGCTCCGGCTGCAGGCCAGGCTGTTCCGGGTGCACAGCAGCCTGGGCCCTGGCCGGCCCCCAAGCCCCCTGGCCTATGACGACTGTTCCCTTCACTCGTCCAGGTCCACCTTCAGCCTCCTGGCGCCCATCCGTGCCAAGGACGTCCGGAGCAG TCTGGCCCGTCTCCGCAGGAGCTACCTGgaggggagcctgctggggaGTGGGGCCCTGATGGGGGCAGATGAGCTGGCCCGTTACTTCCCGGACCGGATCGTGGCCCTGTTCGTGGCCACGTGGAACATGCAGGGCCAGAAG GAGCTGCCCCCGAACCTGGACGAGCTCCTGCTGCCGGCCGAGGCTGAGCTGGCCCAGGACCTGTATGTTGTGGGCGTCCAGGAGGGCTGCTCTGACAG GCGGGAGTGGGAGGTGCGGCTGCAGGAGACGCTGGGCCCGCACTACGTCATGCTGTACTCGGCAGCCCACGGCGCGCTCTACATGGCCGTGCTCATCCGCAGGGACCTCATCTGGTTCTGCTCAG AGGTGGAGAGCTCCACGGTGACCACCCGCATCGTGTCCCAGATCAAGACCAAGGGGGCCCTGGGCGTCAGCTTCACCTTCTTTGGCACCTCCCTGCTCTTCATCACGTCCCACTTCACCT CCGGAGACGGGAAGGTGGGCGAGCGGCTGGTGGACTACAGCAAGACTGTGCAGGGCCTGGCCCTGCCCAAGAACGTGCCGGACACGAGCCCCTACCGCTCTGACGCTG CGGACGTCACCACCCGCTTCGATGAGGTCTTCTGGTTTGGGGACTTCAACTTCCGCCTGAGTGGGGGGCGGGCGGCCGTGGAGGCCATCCTGAAGCAGGACCTTGGCTCCAGCGTGCAGGCCCTGCTGCAGCACGACCAGCTCACCCGCGAGATGCAGAGAG GGTCCATCTTCAAGGGCTTCCAGGAGCCGGACATCCACTTCCTGCCGTCATACAAGTTCGATGTCGGGAAGGACTCGTATGACACCACCTCCAAGCAGAGGACCCCGTCCTACACG GACCGCATCCTATACAGGAGCCGCCACCAGGGTGACATCTGCCCCGTCAAGTACTCCTCCTGCCCCGGTGTCAGGACGTCCGACCACCGCCCCGTGTACGGCCTGTTCCGGGTCAAAGTGAAGCCAGGGAGAGACAA CATCCCACTTGCTGCTGGCAAGTTCGACCGGGACCTGTACCTGCTGGGAATCAAGAGACGCATCTCCAGAGAGATCCAGAGGCAGCAGGCACTCAAGAGCCAGCACGCCAGCGCCATCTGCACCGTCTCCTGA
- the INPP5E gene encoding phosphatidylinositol polyphosphate 5-phosphatase type IV isoform X2, translating to MPSKLVSLGHSETAPQQPTAQGCLRPEDSMLKGLLPNSDEEPVPCLGSPAAGDRRGPERSPELPLDTPEQVSNEDPQAQARPFTPKPPPPRPRLERALSLDEKGWRKRRFRTSREDLTVRNGASPSGGSLQDEAPGTPARSGSPPCLSASLQEIPTARGAPGSGGPSSWGNCLSGMISTSLDLLHREGASAGSTPRLASLLSPRPLPAMARNMASEGLRTANKVDPDHADYKLRLQARLFRVHSSLGPGRPPSPLAYDDCSLHSSRSTFSLLAPIRAKDVRSRSYLEGSLLGSGALMGADELARYFPDRIVALFVATWNMQGQKELPPNLDELLLPAEAELAQDLYVVGVQEGCSDRREWEVRLQETLGPHYVMLYSAAHGALYMAVLIRRDLIWFCSEVESSTVTTRIVSQIKTKGALGVSFTFFGTSLLFITSHFTSGDGKVGERLVDYSKTVQGLALPKNVPDTSPYRSDAADVTTRFDEVFWFGDFNFRLSGGRAAVEAILKQDLGSSVQALLQHDQLTREMQRGSIFKGFQEPDIHFLPSYKFDVGKDSYDTTSKQRTPSYTDRILYRSRHQGDICPVKYSSCPGVRTSDHRPVYGLFRVKVKPGRDNIPLAAGKFDRDLYLLGIKRRISREIQRQQALKSQHASAICTVS from the exons ATGCCATCCAAGTTGGTGAGCTTGGGGCATTCAGAGACCGCCCCCCAGCAGCCCACTGCCCAGGGGTGTCTGCGTCCTGAAGACAGCATGCTCAAGGGACTGCTTCCGAACAGTGATGAAGAGCCTGTCCCCTGCCTGGGGTCCCCGGCTGCTGGCGACCGTCGGGGACCCGAGAGGAGCCCAGAGCTCCCCCTGGATACCCCAGAGCAAGTCAGTAACGAGGACCCACAGGCCCAAGCAAGACCCTTTACCCCAAAGCCGCCGCCCCCGAGGCCCAGGCTGGAGCGGGCGCTGTCCCTGGATGAGAAGGGCTGGAGAAAGAGGCGTTTTCGAACCAGCCGCGAGGACCTGACTGTGCGGAATGGGGCCAGCCCCTCGGGGGGCTCCCTGCAGGACGAGGCCCCCGGGACCCCCGCCCGCAGTGGCTCCCCGCCCTGCCTGAGCGCCTCCCTGCAGGAGATCCCCACAGCTCGCGGGGCCCCGGGCAGCGGGGGGCCCTCCTCATGGGGAAACTGTCTTTCTGGGATGATCAGCACGTCCCTGGACCTGCTGCACCGGGAAGGGGCCTCAGCTGGGAGCACCCCTCGGCTGGCCAGTCTGCTTTCCCCGCGCCCGCTGCCCGCCATGGCCCGCAACATGGCCTCCGAAGGCCTGCGGACGGCGAACAAGGTGGACCCAGATCACGCCGACTACAAGCTCCGGCTGCAGGCCAGGCTGTTCCGGGTGCACAGCAGCCTGGGCCCTGGCCGGCCCCCAAGCCCCCTGGCCTATGACGACTGTTCCCTTCACTCGTCCAGGTCCACCTTCAGCCTCCTGGCGCCCATCCGTGCCAAGGACGTCCGGAGCAG GAGCTACCTGgaggggagcctgctggggaGTGGGGCCCTGATGGGGGCAGATGAGCTGGCCCGTTACTTCCCGGACCGGATCGTGGCCCTGTTCGTGGCCACGTGGAACATGCAGGGCCAGAAG GAGCTGCCCCCGAACCTGGACGAGCTCCTGCTGCCGGCCGAGGCTGAGCTGGCCCAGGACCTGTATGTTGTGGGCGTCCAGGAGGGCTGCTCTGACAG GCGGGAGTGGGAGGTGCGGCTGCAGGAGACGCTGGGCCCGCACTACGTCATGCTGTACTCGGCAGCCCACGGCGCGCTCTACATGGCCGTGCTCATCCGCAGGGACCTCATCTGGTTCTGCTCAG AGGTGGAGAGCTCCACGGTGACCACCCGCATCGTGTCCCAGATCAAGACCAAGGGGGCCCTGGGCGTCAGCTTCACCTTCTTTGGCACCTCCCTGCTCTTCATCACGTCCCACTTCACCT CCGGAGACGGGAAGGTGGGCGAGCGGCTGGTGGACTACAGCAAGACTGTGCAGGGCCTGGCCCTGCCCAAGAACGTGCCGGACACGAGCCCCTACCGCTCTGACGCTG CGGACGTCACCACCCGCTTCGATGAGGTCTTCTGGTTTGGGGACTTCAACTTCCGCCTGAGTGGGGGGCGGGCGGCCGTGGAGGCCATCCTGAAGCAGGACCTTGGCTCCAGCGTGCAGGCCCTGCTGCAGCACGACCAGCTCACCCGCGAGATGCAGAGAG GGTCCATCTTCAAGGGCTTCCAGGAGCCGGACATCCACTTCCTGCCGTCATACAAGTTCGATGTCGGGAAGGACTCGTATGACACCACCTCCAAGCAGAGGACCCCGTCCTACACG GACCGCATCCTATACAGGAGCCGCCACCAGGGTGACATCTGCCCCGTCAAGTACTCCTCCTGCCCCGGTGTCAGGACGTCCGACCACCGCCCCGTGTACGGCCTGTTCCGGGTCAAAGTGAAGCCAGGGAGAGACAA CATCCCACTTGCTGCTGGCAAGTTCGACCGGGACCTGTACCTGCTGGGAATCAAGAGACGCATCTCCAGAGAGATCCAGAGGCAGCAGGCACTCAAGAGCCAGCACGCCAGCGCCATCTGCACCGTCTCCTGA
- the PMPCA gene encoding mitochondrial-processing peptidase subunit alpha isoform X3: MKRNILAELLTFWKNWHFRLLRDLTAKMKFCLPWRSTGVSAIARPRDTTMYAVSADSKGLDTVVGLLADVVLHPRLTDEEIEMARMAVQFELEDLNMRPDPEPLLTEMVHEAAYRENTVGLRRFCPAENIGKMDREVLHAYLRNYYTPDRMVLAGVGVEHARLVECARKHLLGTCPPWGTGAAVHVDRSVAQYTGGIVKLERDMSNVSLGPTPFPELTHIMIGLESCSFLDGDFIPFAVLNMMMGGGGSFSAGGPGKGMFTRLYLNVLNRHHWMYNATSYHHSYEDTGLLCIHASADPRQVREMVEIVTREFVLMAGTVDVVELERAKTQLTSMLMMNLEARPVIFEDVGRQVLATRSRKLPHELCALIRDVKPEDIKRVASKMLRGKPAVAALGDLSELPTYEHVQTALASRDGRLPRACRLFR; the protein is encoded by the exons ATGAAGCGAAATATCTTAGCGGAATTGCTCACTTTTTGGAAAAATTGGCATTTTCG TCTACTGAGAGATTTGACAGCAAAGATGAAATTCTGCTTACCTTGGAGAAGCACGGGGGTATCTGCGATTGCCAGACCTCGAG ACACCACCATGTATGCTGTGTCTGCGGATTCTAAGGGCCTGGACACCGTGGTAGGCTTGCTGGCAGACGTGGTCCTGCACCCCAGGCTGACAG ACGAGGAAATTGAGATGGCGCGCATGGCTGTGCAGTTTGAGCTGGAGGACCTCAACATGCGGCCCGACCCGGAGCCGCTCCTCACCGAGATGGTTCACGAG GCGGCGTACAGGGAAAACACGGTGGGCCTCCGCCGTTTCTGCCCCGCGGAGAACATCGGGAAGATGGACCGGGAAGTGCTGCATGCTTACCTGAGGAACTACTACACCCCTGACCGCATGGTGCTGGCCGGGGTAGGGGTGGAGCACGCGCGGCTGGTTGAGTGCGCCCGGAAGCACCTCCTGGGGACCTGCCCCCCCTGGGGCACTGGGGCGGCCGTGCACGTGGACAGATCGGTGGCTCAGTACACTGGGGGCATCGTCAAG CTGGAGAGAGACATGTCCAATGTcagcctgggccccaccccattCCCTGAGCTCACACACATCATGATCGGCCTGGAGAGCTGCTCCTTCCTG GATGGGGACTTCATCCCTTTTGCGGTGCTGAACATGATGATGGGCGGGGGCGGCTCCTTCTCGGCCGGTGGGCCTGGCAAGGGCATGTTCACCAGGCTCTACCTCAACGTGCTCAACAG GCACCACTGGATGTACAACGCGACCTCCTACCACCACAGCTACGAGGACACGGGCCTGCTGTGCATTCACGCCAGCGCCGACCCCAGACAG GTTCGAGAGATGGTGGAGATCGTCACAAGGGAGTTTGTCTTAATGGCTGGGACTGTGGACGTG GTGGAGCTGGAGCGGGCCAAGACGCAGCTCACGTCCATGCTCATGATGAACCTAGAGGCCCGGCCTGTCATCTTCGAGGACGTGGGGAGGCAGGTGCTGGCCACACGTTCCAGAAAGCTGCCCCATGAGCTGTGTGCGCTCATCC GGGACGTGAAGCCGGAGGACATCAAGAGGGTCGCCTCCAAGATGCTCCGTGGGAAGCCCGCCGTGGCTGCGCTGGGGGACCTGAGTGAGCTGCCCACGTATGAGCACGTGCAGACAGCGCTGGCCAGCAGGGACGGGCGCCTGCCCCGGGCGTGCCGGCTCTTCCGGTAG
- the PMPCA gene encoding mitochondrial-processing peptidase subunit alpha isoform X2, translated as MAAMVLAATRLLRGSGSWGRSRPRFGDPAYRRFSSAGAYPSIPLSSPLPGVPKPVFATVDGQEKFETKVTTLDNGLRVASQNKFGQFCTVGILINSGSRYEAKYLSGIAHFLEKLAFSSTERFDSKDEILLTLEKHGGICDCQTSRDTTMYAVSADSKGLDTVVGLLADVVLHPRLTDEEIEMARMAVQFELEDLNMRPDPEPLLTEMVHELERDMSNVSLGPTPFPELTHIMIGLESCSFLDGDFIPFAVLNMMMGGGGSFSAGGPGKGMFTRLYLNVLNRHHWMYNATSYHHSYEDTGLLCIHASADPRQVREMVEIVTREFVLMAGTVDVVELERAKTQLTSMLMMNLEARPVIFEDVGRQVLATRSRKLPHELCALIRDVKPEDIKRVASKMLRGKPAVAALGDLSELPTYEHVQTALASRDGRLPRACRLFR; from the exons ATGGCGGCTATGGTGCTGGCGGCGACGCGGCTGCTGCGGGGCTCGGGCTCGTGGGGCCGCTCGCGGCCGAG GTTTGGAGACCCCGCATACAGACGGTTCAGCAGTGCCGGTGCCTACCCCAGCATCCCCCTCTCTTCGCCCTTGCCCGGAGTACCCAAGCCTGTTTTTGCTACAGTTGACGGACAAGAAAAGTTTGAAACCAAAGTTACCACGCTGGACAATGGACTCCGTGTGGCATCCCAGAATAAGTTTGGACAGTTCTGTACAGTAGGGA TTCTTATTAACTCTGGATCAAGATATGAAGCGAAATATCTTAGCGGAATTGCTCACTTTTTGGAAAAATTGGCATTTTCG TCTACTGAGAGATTTGACAGCAAAGATGAAATTCTGCTTACCTTGGAGAAGCACGGGGGTATCTGCGATTGCCAGACCTCGAG AGACACCACCATGTATGCTGTGTCTGCGGATTCTAAGGGCCTGGACACCGTGGTAGGCTTGCTGGCAGACGTGGTCCTGCACCCCAGGCTGACAG ACGAGGAAATTGAGATGGCGCGCATGGCTGTGCAGTTTGAGCTGGAGGACCTCAACATGCGGCCCGACCCGGAGCCGCTCCTCACCGAGATGGTTCACGAG CTGGAGAGAGACATGTCCAATGTcagcctgggccccaccccattCCCTGAGCTCACACACATCATGATCGGCCTGGAGAGCTGCTCCTTCCTG GATGGGGACTTCATCCCTTTTGCGGTGCTGAACATGATGATGGGCGGGGGCGGCTCCTTCTCGGCCGGTGGGCCTGGCAAGGGCATGTTCACCAGGCTCTACCTCAACGTGCTCAACAG GCACCACTGGATGTACAACGCGACCTCCTACCACCACAGCTACGAGGACACGGGCCTGCTGTGCATTCACGCCAGCGCCGACCCCAGACAG GTTCGAGAGATGGTGGAGATCGTCACAAGGGAGTTTGTCTTAATGGCTGGGACTGTGGACGTG GTGGAGCTGGAGCGGGCCAAGACGCAGCTCACGTCCATGCTCATGATGAACCTAGAGGCCCGGCCTGTCATCTTCGAGGACGTGGGGAGGCAGGTGCTGGCCACACGTTCCAGAAAGCTGCCCCATGAGCTGTGTGCGCTCATCC GGGACGTGAAGCCGGAGGACATCAAGAGGGTCGCCTCCAAGATGCTCCGTGGGAAGCCCGCCGTGGCTGCGCTGGGGGACCTGAGTGAGCTGCCCACGTATGAGCACGTGCAGACAGCGCTGGCCAGCAGGGACGGGCGCCTGCCCCGGGCGTGCCGGCTCTTCCGGTAG